Proteins from one Desmodus rotundus isolate HL8 chromosome 9, HLdesRot8A.1, whole genome shotgun sequence genomic window:
- the MLX gene encoding max-like protein X isoform X2, producing MTEPGASPEDPWVKVEYAYSDNSLDPGLFVEGTHKGSVVSRANSIGSTSASSVPNTDDEDSDYHQESYKESYKDRRRRAHTQAEQKRRDAIKRGYDDLQTIVPTCQQQDFSIGSQKLSKAIVLQKTIDYIQFLHKEKKKQEEEVSTLRKDVMALKIMKVNYEQIVKAHQDNPHEGEDQVSDQVKFNVFQGIMDSLFQSFNASISMASFQELSACVFSWIEEHCKPQTLREIVIGVLHQLKNQLY from the exons ATGACGGAACCCGGCGCCTCCCCAGAGGACCCCTGGGTCAAG GTGGAGTATGCCTACAGCGACAACAGCCTGGACCCCG GGCTTTTTGTAGAAGGCACCCACAAGGGGAGTGTAGTGTCCAGAGCTAATAGCATCGGTTCCACCAGTGCCTCTTCCGTCCCCAACACAG ATGATGAGGACAGCGATTACCACCAGGAGTCCTACAAGGAGTCCTACAAGGACCGGCGGCGGCGGGCGCACACTCAGGCTGAACAGAAGAGGAGGGACGCCATCAAG AGGGGCTATGACGACCTTCAGACCATTGTCCCCACCTGCCAGCAGCAGGACTTCTCCATTGGCTCCCAAAAGCTCAGCAAAGCCATCGTGCTGCAGAAGA cTATTGACTACATCCAGTTCTtacacaaggaaaagaaaaagcaggaggaggaggtgtccACTCTACGCAAGGACGTCATGGCCCTAAAGATCATGAAAGT GAACTATGAGCAGATTGTGAAGGCACATCAGGATAACCCCCATGAGGGGGAGGATCAGGTCTCTGACCAGGTCAAGTTCAACGTGTTTCAAGGCATCATGGACTCCCTGTTCCAGTCCTTCAATGCCTCCATCTCTATGGCCAGCTTTCAGGAGCTGTCGGCCTGTGTCTTCAGCTGGATTGAGGAGCACTGTAAGCCTCAG ACCCTCCGGGAGATCGTGATCGGTGTGCTGCACCAGCTGAAGAACCAGCTTTACTGA
- the MLX gene encoding max-like protein X isoform X4, which translates to MTEPGASPEDPWVKVEYAYSDNSLDPDDEDSDYHQESYKESYKDRRRRAHTQAEQKRRDAIKRGYDDLQTIVPTCQQQDFSIGSQKLSKAIVLQKTIDYIQFLHKEKKKQEEEVSTLRKDVMALKIMKVNYEQIVKAHQDNPHEGEDQVSDQVKFNVFQGIMDSLFQSFNASISMASFQELSACVFSWIEEHCKPQTLREIVIGVLHQLKNQLY; encoded by the exons ATGACGGAACCCGGCGCCTCCCCAGAGGACCCCTGGGTCAAG GTGGAGTATGCCTACAGCGACAACAGCCTGGACCCCG ATGATGAGGACAGCGATTACCACCAGGAGTCCTACAAGGAGTCCTACAAGGACCGGCGGCGGCGGGCGCACACTCAGGCTGAACAGAAGAGGAGGGACGCCATCAAG AGGGGCTATGACGACCTTCAGACCATTGTCCCCACCTGCCAGCAGCAGGACTTCTCCATTGGCTCCCAAAAGCTCAGCAAAGCCATCGTGCTGCAGAAGA cTATTGACTACATCCAGTTCTtacacaaggaaaagaaaaagcaggaggaggaggtgtccACTCTACGCAAGGACGTCATGGCCCTAAAGATCATGAAAGT GAACTATGAGCAGATTGTGAAGGCACATCAGGATAACCCCCATGAGGGGGAGGATCAGGTCTCTGACCAGGTCAAGTTCAACGTGTTTCAAGGCATCATGGACTCCCTGTTCCAGTCCTTCAATGCCTCCATCTCTATGGCCAGCTTTCAGGAGCTGTCGGCCTGTGTCTTCAGCTGGATTGAGGAGCACTGTAAGCCTCAG ACCCTCCGGGAGATCGTGATCGGTGTGCTGCACCAGCTGAAGAACCAGCTTTACTGA
- the MLX gene encoding max-like protein X isoform X1 — translation MREVSLVSEVPPPSLSGPRGCRADGSTPARPKVEYAYSDNSLDPGLFVEGTHKGSVVSRANSIGSTSASSVPNTDDEDSDYHQESYKESYKDRRRRAHTQAEQKRRDAIKRGYDDLQTIVPTCQQQDFSIGSQKLSKAIVLQKTIDYIQFLHKEKKKQEEEVSTLRKDVMALKIMKVNYEQIVKAHQDNPHEGEDQVSDQVKFNVFQGIMDSLFQSFNASISMASFQELSACVFSWIEEHCKPQTLREIVIGVLHQLKNQLY, via the exons ATGAGGGAAGTCTCTCTGGTCTCCGAAGTACCCCCACCTTCTCTTTCTGGGCCCAGAGGCTGCAGAGCAGACGGCTCGACCCCCGCGCGCCCCAAG GTGGAGTATGCCTACAGCGACAACAGCCTGGACCCCG GGCTTTTTGTAGAAGGCACCCACAAGGGGAGTGTAGTGTCCAGAGCTAATAGCATCGGTTCCACCAGTGCCTCTTCCGTCCCCAACACAG ATGATGAGGACAGCGATTACCACCAGGAGTCCTACAAGGAGTCCTACAAGGACCGGCGGCGGCGGGCGCACACTCAGGCTGAACAGAAGAGGAGGGACGCCATCAAG AGGGGCTATGACGACCTTCAGACCATTGTCCCCACCTGCCAGCAGCAGGACTTCTCCATTGGCTCCCAAAAGCTCAGCAAAGCCATCGTGCTGCAGAAGA cTATTGACTACATCCAGTTCTtacacaaggaaaagaaaaagcaggaggaggaggtgtccACTCTACGCAAGGACGTCATGGCCCTAAAGATCATGAAAGT GAACTATGAGCAGATTGTGAAGGCACATCAGGATAACCCCCATGAGGGGGAGGATCAGGTCTCTGACCAGGTCAAGTTCAACGTGTTTCAAGGCATCATGGACTCCCTGTTCCAGTCCTTCAATGCCTCCATCTCTATGGCCAGCTTTCAGGAGCTGTCGGCCTGTGTCTTCAGCTGGATTGAGGAGCACTGTAAGCCTCAG ACCCTCCGGGAGATCGTGATCGGTGTGCTGCACCAGCTGAAGAACCAGCTTTACTGA
- the MLX gene encoding max-like protein X isoform X3 — MREVSLVSEVPPPSLSGPRGCRADGSTPARPKVEYAYSDNSLDPDDEDSDYHQESYKESYKDRRRRAHTQAEQKRRDAIKRGYDDLQTIVPTCQQQDFSIGSQKLSKAIVLQKTIDYIQFLHKEKKKQEEEVSTLRKDVMALKIMKVNYEQIVKAHQDNPHEGEDQVSDQVKFNVFQGIMDSLFQSFNASISMASFQELSACVFSWIEEHCKPQTLREIVIGVLHQLKNQLY, encoded by the exons ATGAGGGAAGTCTCTCTGGTCTCCGAAGTACCCCCACCTTCTCTTTCTGGGCCCAGAGGCTGCAGAGCAGACGGCTCGACCCCCGCGCGCCCCAAG GTGGAGTATGCCTACAGCGACAACAGCCTGGACCCCG ATGATGAGGACAGCGATTACCACCAGGAGTCCTACAAGGAGTCCTACAAGGACCGGCGGCGGCGGGCGCACACTCAGGCTGAACAGAAGAGGAGGGACGCCATCAAG AGGGGCTATGACGACCTTCAGACCATTGTCCCCACCTGCCAGCAGCAGGACTTCTCCATTGGCTCCCAAAAGCTCAGCAAAGCCATCGTGCTGCAGAAGA cTATTGACTACATCCAGTTCTtacacaaggaaaagaaaaagcaggaggaggaggtgtccACTCTACGCAAGGACGTCATGGCCCTAAAGATCATGAAAGT GAACTATGAGCAGATTGTGAAGGCACATCAGGATAACCCCCATGAGGGGGAGGATCAGGTCTCTGACCAGGTCAAGTTCAACGTGTTTCAAGGCATCATGGACTCCCTGTTCCAGTCCTTCAATGCCTCCATCTCTATGGCCAGCTTTCAGGAGCTGTCGGCCTGTGTCTTCAGCTGGATTGAGGAGCACTGTAAGCCTCAG ACCCTCCGGGAGATCGTGATCGGTGTGCTGCACCAGCTGAAGAACCAGCTTTACTGA
- the PSMC3IP gene encoding homologous-pairing protein 2 homolog, with the protein MSKGRAEAATGAPGILLKYLQEQNRPYSAQDVFGNLQREHGLGKAAVVKALDQLAQQGKIKEKMYGKQKIYFADQDQFDMVSDADLQSLDAKIAALTATVQSLQQSCRHMEAELKELTSTLTTPEMQKEIQELKKECAGYTERLENIKAATNHVTPDEKEQVYRERQKYCKEWRKRKRMASELCDAILEGYPKSKKQFFEEVGIETDEDYNVKLPDP; encoded by the exons ATGAGTAAAGGCCGGGCCGAGGCTGCGACTGGAG CCCCCGGGATCCTCCTGAAGTACCTGCAGGAGCAGAACCGGCCCTACAGCGCCCAGGATGTGTTCGGGAACCTGCAGCGGGAACACGGGCTGGGCAAAGCG gcGGTGGTGAAGGCGCTGGACCAGCTGGCCCAGCAAGGCAAGATCAAAGAAAAGATGTACGGCAAGCAGAAGATCTATTTTGCGGACCAG GACCAGTTTGACATGGTGAGTGATGCTGACCTCCAAAGCCTGGATGCCAAAATTGCGGCCCTCACGGCCACCGTGCAGAGCTTGCAGCAGAGCTGCCGCCACATGGAGGCTG AGCTGAAGGAGTTAACTAGCACCCTGACAACACCCGAGATGCAGAAAGAGATCCAGGAGTTGAAGAAGGAATGTGCTGGCTACACCGAGAGACTGGAGAACATCAAAGCAGCCACCAACCACGTGACCCCAGATGAGAAAGAGCAG GTGTACAGGGAGAGGCAGAAGTACTGCAAGGAGTGGAGGAAGCGCAAGAGGATG GCGTCAGAGCTGTGCGACGCAATCCTGGAAGGGTACCCGAAGAGCAAGAAGCAGTTCTTT GAGGAAGTTGGGATAGAGACAGATGAAGATTACAACGTCAAGCTCCCAGACCCCTGA